In the genome of Oscarella lobularis chromosome 1, ooOscLobu1.1, whole genome shotgun sequence, one region contains:
- the LOC136188782 gene encoding fibroblast growth factor receptor 1-like isoform X1 has protein sequence MMGPVRSHSFDIKLVTKTNHANFFSQILHRLDCMGTISDCVRYKSYDAYRLFHPLNRLQSRTNIRYIQCYCQRDVMGKTTRSTKEFISVRRGDVVDVTCHRPRLDGDGLTWKTTANHNIESCNPSRNDDDTCWTYVSKLTRKLKIRSASFKKSQRRRQFHCNLEDLLHPTNCCTVTIVIDSPTTNANNINATETTSTTILTKTKTTTKETPKSMSLYGSTAPTTNHSSLNSTSFQNVSSATFTSRQTAIISATVCVIAAVFIGVAAAVTLALKRKRFTSDASLDKSTDNLTDLLDVKEQKIWNGNKIIPIDCLSVGKSLGEGQFGTVTEGKLRTTSQQGEIYDKRIAIKMLRDREGVDVEELRKEAEIIVNLGQHDNVILVYGYCIEEKCVSKIVMEYAKFGDLHCHLRKLRSTGLDDAKQFAFAQQIAEGMNFVASKGCIHRDLAARNVLVCTGQRLKISDFGLAKDLKSAAYYRKTSRGGVIPFRWCAPEVLLYRTYSEYSDVWSYGIILWEIATLGGTPYPGVPVEKLFELLTGKSGYRMSKPRNCSEKLYDVMLRCWTSVPDTRPTFLRLTSDYMQRSGVQY, from the exons ATGATGGGGCCCGTCAGGAGCCATTCATTCGACATCAAACTCGTCACTAAGACAAACCAtgcaaattttttctctcaaattCTGCATAGGTTAGACTGCATGGGAACTATAAGCGACTGCGTGCGGTACAAATCCTATGACGCCTATAGGTTATTTCATCCTCTCAATCGGCTCCAGAGTCGTACAAACATACGGTATATAC AGTGTTACTGCCAGCGCGACGTTATGGGAAAGACAACTCGAAGCACCAAAGAGTTCATTTCCGTAAGAAgaggagacgtcgtcgacgtcacttgcCATAGACCTCGACTCGACGGTGACGGACTTACCTGGAAAACTACTGCTAATCATAATATTGAATCGTGCAATCCGAGCCGAAACGATGATGACACTTGCTGGACCTACGTATCGAAACTCACTCGTAAACTAAAAATTAGGAGCGCCTCTTTCAAAAAAtcccaacgtcgacgacaatttcATTGCAATCTTGAGGATTTGCTACATCCCACGAATTGTTGCACAGTGACCATCGTCATTGACAGTCCGACTACGAATGCGAATAATATTAACGCAACCGaaacaacgtcgacgacgatattgacgaagacaaaaacgacgacaaaggaGACGCCCAAGTCTATGAGCCTTTATGGTTCCACTGCTCCTACAACAAACCATTCCTCTTTGAATTCAACGTCTTTTCAAAACGTATCGTCTGCGACTTTCACTTCTCGTCAAACTGCAATTATTTCTGCTACTGTTTGCGTTATTGCCGCTGTCTTTATTGGTGTTGCAGCCGCTGTTACACTGGCgttgaaacgaaagcgatttaCAAGCGACGCGTCTTTGGACAAGAGCACGGACAATTTGACcgatcttctcgacgtcaaagagCAGAAAATATGGAACGGAAACAAAATCATTCCAATTGACTGCCTTTCAGTCGGAAAATCTCTAG GAGAAGGTCAATTCGGCACGGTGACTGAGGGAAAACTAAGAACTACGAGTCAGCAGGGAGAAATTTATGACAAGCGAATCGCAATAAAAATGCTCAGAG ACAGAGAAGGCGTCGACGTGGAGGAACTTCGAAAGGAAGCCGAAATCATAGTCAATCTCGGTCAGCACGATAACGTCATTCTAGTTTATGGATATTGTATAGAGGAGAAAT GCGTGAGTAAAATCGTAATGGAGTACGCCAAATTCGGTGACCTACATTGTCATCTGCGCAAACTGAGAAGCACTGGACTCGACGATGCCAAGCAGTTCGCATTTGCGCAGCAAATCGCCGAAGGAATGAATTTTGTCGCCTCCAAAGga TGCATTCATCGCGATCTGGCGGCAAGAAACGTTCTTGTTTGCACTGGACAACGACTAAAGATATCCGACTTTGGGCTCGCTAAGGATCTCAAATCGGCTGCCTACTACCGAAAAACGTCGCGT GGTGGAGTTATTCCGTTTCGGTGGTGTGCGCCGGAAGTGCTCTTATATCGAACGTATAGCGAATATAGCGACGT CTGGTCCTACGGAATAATTCTATGGGAAATCGCGACCCTAGGTGGAACTCCCTATCCGGGAGTGCCCGTCGAAAAGCTGTTCGAATTGCTTACCGGAAAATCGGGCTATCGAATGAGCAAACCGAGAAACTGTTCTGAAAAATT ATACGACGTTATGCTTCGCTGTTGGACTTCGGTCCCCGACACAAGGCCAACGTTTTTGCGATTGACGTCCGATTATATGCAACGTTCTGGCGTACAGTACTAG
- the LOC136199183 gene encoding tigger transposable element-derived protein 6-like, translating into MSSVRQRKRSRTDVSFSVKKEICQFKEDHPGKSQEYVAAEIGRRHGFKIGRSTVGDILREKDKWLSVASLTSEPSSKRLRAAKHEDMEKALFMWFSDKESRRVPISDEILREKAKCFGRELNLPNDFCYSRGWLEKFKKRYGIKMQVRHGEAGGVDTQRVEKGREHLREIVRHYHPSDVYNFDETGLFYRLEPNKTLAIGPVLGTKRCKDRITIALCTNADGSHKLKPFVIGKSAKPRCFPSKFDVQKLVTYRHNKKAWMTALLFRDFLLEFDRQMKAKNRNVLLLLDNASSHSYKDISLSNTTLEFLPPATTSHLQPLDAGIIQNFKVHYKTMLMRHYIDEIDDGKEFSRINVKQAIYFTRSAWQSVKASTIANCFRHTGIIPQASDDEPEHGEDDDDPTCGIEDLQKAIEEFSPVNETMLSAEEFLALDDDVATTEEVTDDFILNVIQPTEIDESDDEPEGGSDLLRHVTLCDARKALEDVLFCIEEHPGFNEKDYDCAKMLFRRVAEVRRFSPQVQTKITSYFSVD; encoded by the exons ATGTCTTCTGTACGCCAAAGGAAGCGATCGCGAACGGATGTCTCCTTCTCtgtgaaaaaggaaatttgcCAATTCAAAGAAGATCATCCAGGAAAGTCACAGGAGTACGTTGCGGCGGAGATTGGACGTCGTCACGGCTTCAAAATAGGGAGATCAACAGTGGGAGACATCCTTCGTGAAAAAGATAAGTGGCTGTCCGTAGCTAGCTTGACGTCAGAGCCTTCCTCAAAGCGACTTCGTGCTGCAAAGCATGAAGACATGGAAAAGGCGCTTTTCATGTGGTTTTCTGATAAGGAATCCCGTCGTGTTCCCATTAGTGACGAAATTCTTCGTGAAAAGGCCAAGTGTTTTGGAAGAGAGCTTAATTTACCTAATGATTTTTGCTATTCAAGAGGGTGGttagaaaaattcaaaaagcgCTACGGGATTAAAATGCAGGTGCGTCACGGGGAAGCAGGAGGAGTCGACACGCAGCGTGTTGAAAAGGGAAGAGAACATTTGCGAGAGATAGTACGCCACTATCATCCTAGTGATGTTTACAATTTTGATGAAACGGGTTTGTTTTATCGTTTGGAACCGAATAAGACCCTAGCTATTGGGCCGGTTCTCGGCACTAAAAGATGCAAAGACCGAATCACTATTGCCTTATGTACTAATGCTGACGGATCACACAAATTGAAACCATTCGTTATCGGAAAATCTGCAAAACCGCGTTGTTTTCCTTCTAAGTTTGATGTTCAAAAACTTGTCACTTACCGTCACAACAAGAAAGCTTGGATGACGGCTCTCCTTTTTCGCGACTTTCTTCTTGAATTTGACCGCCAAATGAAAGCCAAAAATCGCAacgttttgcttcttttAGACAACGCTTCAAGTCATAGTTACAAGGATATCTCACTAAGCAATACAACACTAGAATTCCTTCCGCCTGCAACAACGTCTCATCTGCAGCCGTTGGATGCTGgaataattcagaattttaAAGTTCACTACAAGACAATGCTAATGAG GCACTACATTgacgaaattgacgacggCAAGGAATTTTCTAGGATAAACGTGAAGCAAGCAATATATTTTACTAGGAGCGCCTGGCAGTCTGTAAAGGCTTCAACAATAGCCAACTGCTTCCGTCACACAGGAATAATTCCACAAGCATCCGATGATGAGCCCGAGCATggcgaagatgacgatgaccCTACTTGTGGTATTGAAGATTTGCAAAAAGCTATTGAAGAATTTTCGCCTGTAAACGAAACAATGCTTAGTGCTGAAGAATTCTTAGCGCTAGACGATGATGTTGCCACTACAGAAGAAGTTACCGACGACTTCATTCTAAATGTTATTCAGCCGaccgaaatcgacgaaagcgacgacgaacccGAAGGCGGCAGCGATCTCTTGCGACATGTGACTCTGTGTGACGCTAGAAAAGCACTAGAAGATGTTCTTTTTTGCATTGAAGAGCACCCTGGCTTTAATGAGAAGGATTACGACTGCGCGAAGATGCTCTTTAGACGAGTTGCTGAAGttcggcgattttctcctcaGGTTCAAACCAAAATTACATCTTACTTCTCTGTTGACTAA
- the LOC136190900 gene encoding uncharacterized protein, whose amino-acid sequence MKCLFVLLVIVHVCLLARSANSFLDDLCNRLTDEEQTNHGDLALPEVFIRNDSGLFSFASSSGEPATIFLPEPLDNRKPDHEFVLRTCLEKRLGVDASGKLILDDEGNTAFNFTSPCGKEYSRKKLLCAIRNKDQHFIVSMNDATKGYRVSQCVNVWQEEFCRSAFLENYLLERELLRDYLKSACMTLFHKDKRCPATFGQIQTIGRGIIEHSKGRGDTNATFICTYTNPLKNCTWWEVQKSKDCIPVPHCNGETSVACQNQLEKGVQLRYKPSLSLKTFACKKSCDSEKLRCRLSIRA is encoded by the exons ATGAAATGtctttttgttcttcttgTGATCGTGCACGTCTGCCTTCTGGCTCGTTCGGCTAATTCATTTCTTGACGAC CTCTGCAATCGCCTCACTGATGAGGAGCAAACTAACCATGGTGACCTGGCTTTGCCTGAGGTCTTTATCAGAAATGATTCGGGCCTCTTCTCattcgcttcgtcttccggCGAACCCGCTACTATTTTTCTACCAGAACCATTGGACAATAGGAAACCTGATCATGAGTTTGTCCTGCGCACGTGTTTGGAGAAACGCCTTGGCGTGGACGCGAGCGGAAAATTAATTCTAGATGATGAG GGGAACACAGCGTTTAATTTTACAAGTCCGTGCGGCAAAGAATATTCCCGTAAAAAACTTCTCTGCGCCATTCGCAACAAAGATCAACATTTTATTGTATCGATGAATGATGCTACGAAGGGATATCGCGTCAGCCAATGCGTTAACGTGTGGCAAGAGGAGTTCTGTCGCAGCGCTTTTTTGGAGAATTACCTTCTGGAGCGAGAGCTGCTTCGCGACTATCTGAAGTCGGCTTGCATGACGCTCTTTCATAAAGACAAGCGTTGCCCTGCAACGTTCGGGCAGATTCAAA CGATTGGCAGGGGTATAATAGAGCACTCAAAAGGAAGGGGCGACACAAACGCTACTTTTATCTGTACATATACAAACCCTTTGAAGAACTGTACGTGGTGGGAAGTTCAAAAGTCAAAGGACTGTATTCCGGTGCCACATTGCAATGGCGAAACTTCGGTAGCTTGCCAAAATCAACTAGAGAAAGGTGTTCAGCTTCGCTACAAGCCCTCGCTATCTTTGAAAACGTTCGCATGCAAAAAAAGCTGCGACTCAGAGAAATTACGTTGTCGTCTTTCAATTCGCGCTTGA
- the LOC136188782 gene encoding fibroblast growth factor receptor 1-like isoform X2 has product MQIFSLKFCIGYFILSIGSRVVQTYECYCQRDVMGKTTRSTKEFISVRRGDVVDVTCHRPRLDGDGLTWKTTANHNIESCNPSRNDDDTCWTYVSKLTRKLKIRSASFKKSQRRRQFHCNLEDLLHPTNCCTVTIVIDSPTTNANNINATETTSTTILTKTKTTTKETPKSMSLYGSTAPTTNHSSLNSTSFQNVSSATFTSRQTAIISATVCVIAAVFIGVAAAVTLALKRKRFTSDASLDKSTDNLTDLLDVKEQKIWNGNKIIPIDCLSVGKSLGEGQFGTVTEGKLRTTSQQGEIYDKRIAIKMLRDREGVDVEELRKEAEIIVNLGQHDNVILVYGYCIEEKCVSKIVMEYAKFGDLHCHLRKLRSTGLDDAKQFAFAQQIAEGMNFVASKGCIHRDLAARNVLVCTGQRLKISDFGLAKDLKSAAYYRKTSRGGVIPFRWCAPEVLLYRTYSEYSDVWSYGIILWEIATLGGTPYPGVPVEKLFELLTGKSGYRMSKPRNCSEKLYDVMLRCWTSVPDTRPTFLRLTSDYMQRSGVQY; this is encoded by the exons AtgcaaattttttctctcaaattCTGCATAG GTTATTTCATCCTCTCAATCGGCTCCAGAGTCGTACAAACATACG AGTGTTACTGCCAGCGCGACGTTATGGGAAAGACAACTCGAAGCACCAAAGAGTTCATTTCCGTAAGAAgaggagacgtcgtcgacgtcacttgcCATAGACCTCGACTCGACGGTGACGGACTTACCTGGAAAACTACTGCTAATCATAATATTGAATCGTGCAATCCGAGCCGAAACGATGATGACACTTGCTGGACCTACGTATCGAAACTCACTCGTAAACTAAAAATTAGGAGCGCCTCTTTCAAAAAAtcccaacgtcgacgacaatttcATTGCAATCTTGAGGATTTGCTACATCCCACGAATTGTTGCACAGTGACCATCGTCATTGACAGTCCGACTACGAATGCGAATAATATTAACGCAACCGaaacaacgtcgacgacgatattgacgaagacaaaaacgacgacaaaggaGACGCCCAAGTCTATGAGCCTTTATGGTTCCACTGCTCCTACAACAAACCATTCCTCTTTGAATTCAACGTCTTTTCAAAACGTATCGTCTGCGACTTTCACTTCTCGTCAAACTGCAATTATTTCTGCTACTGTTTGCGTTATTGCCGCTGTCTTTATTGGTGTTGCAGCCGCTGTTACACTGGCgttgaaacgaaagcgatttaCAAGCGACGCGTCTTTGGACAAGAGCACGGACAATTTGACcgatcttctcgacgtcaaagagCAGAAAATATGGAACGGAAACAAAATCATTCCAATTGACTGCCTTTCAGTCGGAAAATCTCTAG GAGAAGGTCAATTCGGCACGGTGACTGAGGGAAAACTAAGAACTACGAGTCAGCAGGGAGAAATTTATGACAAGCGAATCGCAATAAAAATGCTCAGAG ACAGAGAAGGCGTCGACGTGGAGGAACTTCGAAAGGAAGCCGAAATCATAGTCAATCTCGGTCAGCACGATAACGTCATTCTAGTTTATGGATATTGTATAGAGGAGAAAT GCGTGAGTAAAATCGTAATGGAGTACGCCAAATTCGGTGACCTACATTGTCATCTGCGCAAACTGAGAAGCACTGGACTCGACGATGCCAAGCAGTTCGCATTTGCGCAGCAAATCGCCGAAGGAATGAATTTTGTCGCCTCCAAAGga TGCATTCATCGCGATCTGGCGGCAAGAAACGTTCTTGTTTGCACTGGACAACGACTAAAGATATCCGACTTTGGGCTCGCTAAGGATCTCAAATCGGCTGCCTACTACCGAAAAACGTCGCGT GGTGGAGTTATTCCGTTTCGGTGGTGTGCGCCGGAAGTGCTCTTATATCGAACGTATAGCGAATATAGCGACGT CTGGTCCTACGGAATAATTCTATGGGAAATCGCGACCCTAGGTGGAACTCCCTATCCGGGAGTGCCCGTCGAAAAGCTGTTCGAATTGCTTACCGGAAAATCGGGCTATCGAATGAGCAAACCGAGAAACTGTTCTGAAAAATT ATACGACGTTATGCTTCGCTGTTGGACTTCGGTCCCCGACACAAGGCCAACGTTTTTGCGATTGACGTCCGATTATATGCAACGTTCTGGCGTACAGTACTAG